The following proteins come from a genomic window of Leptospira neocaledonica:
- the gspD gene encoding type II secretion system secretin GspD → MRKIDLRSRYLRNATFAFLLLLSVNEGLLSQASKKGSKRSTAPTAEDTKEKTFYANWRDTELNDFLKGMSAILKKNILLDESLKGKKITIISQKEIPIKNAFPFMKAVLESMGFAIVEEVDLITIVKLKDALARSPYVRVGKEPIPETEALDNRIITQIIPVENVKPEELEPILKRLTSPNTDIIVYRNTNTIVLSGSTADINKLLTLVNELDVRPDETSPGAVASAGDVHIYTLEFSEAEKIAATLIKLDNPIVGDPPVASGAPGAPPPPAPKVEKIKAVAHKESNSVIVTATESEWNEIRKIIRVLDSARKQVLLEVLIVELSSTDTNDFGIDWRFQGQGPYSQFNSGLAKEGNIINSSGRINPNLNTLSGFSLGFVQAGAQQILGILSANQGNENFNVLSAPQVLTLDNQEAEINVGQDVPVRTQSRNAGLGGANAVTVDNYEYRPTGIKLKFTPHVNKNNRITLDLLQEIKNIASIALAGGNPTFNRREVKTTITIDNRQTIVIGGLISNDKQKRLIKIPLLGDIPYLGWIFRRTTEQLKKTNLMVFITPHILDNRELADKMTVKKKLQQERYEIERERVLNKEATIKERGE, encoded by the coding sequence ATGCGCAAAATAGATTTACGATCCAGATATTTGAGAAACGCAACATTCGCGTTCTTACTTCTTCTTTCTGTGAACGAAGGTTTACTATCTCAGGCCTCCAAAAAAGGAAGCAAGAGAAGTACTGCCCCAACCGCTGAAGATACGAAAGAAAAAACCTTTTATGCGAACTGGAGAGATACAGAACTTAATGATTTTCTAAAAGGGATGAGCGCGATCCTAAAGAAAAACATTCTATTGGATGAGAGTTTAAAAGGTAAAAAGATTACTATCATTTCCCAAAAAGAGATCCCAATCAAAAATGCATTTCCGTTCATGAAGGCCGTTTTGGAGTCCATGGGATTTGCTATCGTGGAAGAAGTGGATCTGATCACTATCGTAAAATTAAAGGATGCACTTGCAAGATCTCCGTACGTGAGAGTGGGTAAGGAGCCTATCCCGGAAACGGAAGCATTAGACAATCGTATTATCACACAGATCATTCCGGTAGAAAATGTAAAACCGGAAGAATTGGAGCCTATCTTAAAAAGATTAACTTCTCCAAACACTGATATTATCGTTTATAGAAATACGAATACGATCGTACTTTCCGGTTCTACTGCAGATATCAATAAATTACTCACTTTAGTAAATGAGTTGGACGTAAGACCGGACGAGACAAGCCCTGGAGCGGTTGCTTCTGCTGGTGATGTTCATATTTATACATTAGAATTCAGTGAAGCGGAGAAGATTGCCGCTACTCTGATCAAATTGGATAATCCTATCGTAGGAGATCCTCCTGTTGCAAGTGGTGCCCCGGGAGCACCGCCTCCACCTGCTCCAAAAGTAGAAAAGATCAAAGCGGTTGCTCATAAGGAATCCAATTCAGTGATCGTTACTGCAACTGAATCCGAATGGAACGAGATCCGTAAAATTATCCGAGTTTTGGACTCTGCAAGAAAACAAGTATTATTGGAAGTTTTGATCGTAGAACTTTCTTCGACTGATACAAATGACTTCGGTATTGACTGGAGATTCCAAGGGCAGGGTCCTTATAGCCAGTTCAACTCGGGACTTGCCAAAGAAGGAAATATCATTAACTCCAGCGGTAGGATCAACCCGAACCTGAACACGTTATCCGGCTTCTCTCTTGGTTTCGTCCAAGCGGGGGCCCAACAAATCTTAGGGATTTTGAGTGCTAACCAAGGAAATGAGAACTTCAACGTATTATCTGCTCCTCAAGTTTTGACCTTGGACAACCAAGAGGCTGAGATAAACGTAGGACAGGATGTTCCAGTCAGAACCCAAAGCCGTAACGCAGGTTTGGGCGGTGCAAACGCAGTAACGGTGGACAACTATGAATATCGTCCAACAGGTATTAAGTTAAAATTCACTCCACATGTGAATAAGAATAATCGTATTACTTTAGATCTTTTACAAGAGATCAAAAATATCGCCTCTATTGCACTCGCGGGAGGAAACCCTACATTCAATAGAAGGGAAGTAAAAACCACAATCACTATAGATAATAGACAAACGATTGTGATCGGGGGTTTGATCTCCAACGATAAACAAAAACGCCTGATCAAGATCCCGTTACTCGGAGATATTCCTTATCTGGGTTGGATCTTCCGTAGAACTACCGAACAATTAAAAAAGACCAATTTGATGGTTTTTATTACTCCACATATCTTGGACAATCGTGAACTTGCTGATAAGATGACTGTTAAGAAGAAGTTACAACAAGAAAGATACGAAATCGAAAGGGAAAGGGTTCTAAACAAAGAAGCCACCATCAAGGAACGCGGAGAATAA